ACGAGCCAGTTTGGAGGTGCAGAGAGAAGACaaacctccgtagtccagtggttgagcgttggcctatcggccggaggtcccgggtccgaatcccggtggggacatatcacaaaaatcactttgtgatccctagtttggttaggacattgcaggctgatcaactgattgtccaaaaagtaagatgattcgtgcttcggaaagcacgttatgccgttggtcccggttactacttattgatgtaagtaagtatttgttacatgagccaggtcagaggcctttggcggctcaatagtaacgctgacaccagggttgatgagcttggtaattcacctcacaacccacacgatagaagaagattacagtTAATATTCTGAGTGTTTTTGCAATGAAAAATAACAATGAACTTTATTTACAGGCATCATGTCATAGTTTCCATAGAGGAAATCCGTTCTGTTGGTGCTTGTCGTGGATCGCTTGCGGCGCTCACTACGCTTTTTCTCTAATATCTCCTTTTGTGAGTGTGTCACCAAGCCAATGAGTCTGTAACAAAAAGtaatacaatatacatacactATAGAGCAAAGGCCTCTTTACTCTTACTCCTTTTACTATATTTGACTATATCGTGACTGAAATCTATCAAATCTATATCCAATAGGGACAGCTAGATACGGTATTAGTATGTATGCCGCATATAAATACCTCAAGAATGTCTCCTGAGAGACCAGCTCTCCGGGCTTAGGCAGTGGCGGGGGAGAAGGCGTTGGCGACAATTGAATGCCTGAACAGTCAGAGTCAGACCTCTGCTCATTCCATTCACTCGCTTGCTGCTGCATCTTCACCCCACTGGAAATAAAGAAgggatttattataataaaaaactcTAAAATAGCTCATCTTTGTTGGTTAGTTTTTGTATGTTTGAATGACTATTTGGATGGACAAAATCCTATAACAAATAATAAGACAAGGCTGACATAGTAATTCACAAAACAACATTAATCGGAGTAGAATAGATTTTACATTTGTAGAGTTGTGTTTGTAGAGTTCATTTggtaatttttacaataattgttTTCTAATGCATATCTGTTCCTCGCTATTCTTAGCCAAAGTGGGCCTTCTATATTCTTCAGACCATCTGAAATCGCTAGAGGCCTTTGTTTCGAAAGGATGCATGACACAGGGGACTGTTGGTACTTAagaattacatttatttattttaccattGTAAAcctaaaaatcaaataaaaggcattgaaattgaaattgaaaaataattgttattaacCTTTAAGATGTTTCATTCTTAAGATAGTCTAGGATATTTGTTTTATAGTTAGGGATGCTTAAGCAGTGGGATCTTATAGGCTAGATTAGTTAAGGATACTTACATAAGGGACTCCTTAACTTTGTTGAGTGCATTAGCAAAGTTACTCCTGCTGTCGTGGACTGTGGTAGGCAACTGAGAATAGTTCCTCTGATATTTATCCTTCTCATCCATCTCACTATGATTTGAGTTCTCCTTTTCATGTGATTTACTTTCATTGTCAGAGTCTGATATATTTTCTTTAAGATCCTCATTATTATTTTCTGCTTTTATATGGATCTCACTAAGGACTGATGGCTTCAACAGGGACACAGATCTACTTCGGCTACAATATTGCAACTGGTGGTCCCTCAATTGTTGGGCTACATAGCGGTTGTCATTTTCTATATTAATCTGCTTGTTTCTTGCTTTTAATCTCTGTTGATACAACTCCAACTCACGTCGTAATCTTTCTACCActagtttctgtaaaaaaatatactatgtCTATACCTATTATCAaaataaggaaaataataaaattatcttgTTTTAAGCAACCCTAACTAGGTTAAATCAACTAAGTATCTACATATTACTGTTTTAATAATTGCACAATCTATCGAgacttatatattatttaattgtacTTACTTGAGTCTGGCCGAtagaaattatttctttttctgcTTCCTTAACTTTTGTCTTAAGATGAAAGTTctgtaaataaaagtttaattaaGAATAAATTATGGTTTTCATAATAACGCTTCTTTCGGCTTCGCTGAAGTcggataacaaaaataaatagtacAAAACTTACGCTTTCATCATCTTGAAGTCGTGCGACCCAAATCTGTAATTAGACAGAAGAGAAGTTGAGAATAAGTCTTTTTGTCCATCAATTCTAATAAATGTCCATAGTAATAATTTAAACGTGGCAATTTTAGATTACAACACTATAAAGTTAGCACTGCATATcaagttaaattaaattaacttaCCTGATGAACTCGAATTGCATTTTTCAAATCCGACTGAGTTTTGCGAATCtcttcctttattttattagacacTTCCATTGTAAATAAGACACTAATAAACTTATAAATAGCTTTTAGAAAACAAGGTCACAGAGAAATTCATTAATTACGATATGTTTCAGGAAGAATGAAACTCCGAACAAAACGACTAACACCTTATCACTTTACAGAGGTAACGACACAAGAACAATACACTTTATTATAAAACTTGCATAATGAAATGCACAAAAACTAAGTTAACTTTGCGAATTTTTATAAAACTCTACTTTGAGTCCTtgtaatttatataagtacgcaaaaataaaataatttcatttgattgagagaaaatgaaatgaaaaggaAACTTGTGATTACAACGAGCTGTACGAGCCGTATGAAGAAAAAGGATAACATTATACATTCAGTGCTTCGTCTCGCTTCTTCACAAAAAAACGTTCGATGATTGGAGAAAGGACCAACATCTATGTTGTCTATGCTctgtaaataaacaattacaagaaacatttatcataaaaatggtgctaattcctgtaaataccatctaattttattttaagttctatctgtcattttcttatccgccgaaaaggaaagggacggataatcgacaagcataaaatttatggaacacacgtcaattttaagcacaaatctaaaacaaccgtctaaaaattcgcccgggttattcatttatttactcattcgtcctaaaattaagagctgtcaatcatccgtccctttccttttcggcggataagaaaatgacaggtataacttaaagtaaaattaagagatgtctgcaggaatcggggccaatgtgtttTTTGAAATAATGGGCCTACAGTGAACATATTTACATCCGTATTCTATAACGGGATCAATAAACTCACAATCTCGAGAATGATCATGGTCATGCATGCATTATGGGATGATAATAAATATTGCACGTGTAAGGTACCTACATGTAAGGTACGCCAAGCCAAGCCAACCCACATCAAGCCACAAGCCAAGAATACCAAGAATATTATCAAAGTGGCAACACAGAGCTGTCACTTTGACAAATCATCCATAGACGAAATTAAttgtcattttactttttaatccaTTTCAAAAGCGCAGCAAGGTGGTAAATGCTGCACTTATCGCGTTGTATTGAAATTTGATTAAAATTCCTTAGTTACAGAACTAAAATCCGAAACTGATTGTTGTTAACTATTTATAATCACAACATATTATACCTTTTATTTGGACAGTGGAGAAATCTGTgagaaaatgaaataatataacCCGCCATCGCCACGGCACAAGACTCGTCACATTTGTAGTTTACTTAACAGTGTAGTGCATTCGACTTAGAATAATGTCTATTAAGAGACAAGCAACCACAGATTTAAACCATGAAAACTGGGATCAAGATGATCCATCAGAACATGAAGAAATGGGCACGTTTAAAAGTGCGTCCAAGGACGTTCTTGAAAAACGTGTGATAAGAACAGCTAAGAGAAGATCACAAGCTTCCGGCGATCAGGTAATATACGAACGATATGAATTATTTACCCTGTTGTAATACTTTTAAACACTTAAAGCAATTTAAACTTTCTTCTATTTTCAGGCAAATAAGAGTGTATTTAGTGGTTTCAGCGGTTTCAATAAAACACAACCATCATCCTTCGATTTCCTGGCAAATTTAACGAATGGTAGTAAAACTACTAATGGTACAACCACCAGTAAAGCTGATACAGCAACATCTTCAAGTCTTTTTTCTAGCAAACCAAATTCTGGACTCTTCAGTACATCTGAGTCATCATCAACACCTAAACCTACTTTTGGCATTCCTACTACACAGACATCTTTACCTGAAGGACAGTTAGGTGGGTCTAAACCTACCATGCAGTCTCCATTTGCTGTTTCTAAATCAGAATCATCTACAACAGATAGTCCTTTCAAAGTTCAATCTTCACCAATTGGATCAGATGCCAGTGTTAAAGATACAAAAACTGAAAATGCAACTTTTGGGACAACATCTGTGTTTTCGATGAACAAAGATAATACTTCGCCATTTAAAATGTCCAATACTACTCCAAAACTTGATTCCACTGGTACAAGCAAAGAGAAAAGCCTTGATGACAAAAATGAGGacaagaaattaaaatactATGCTAAATTAAAAGGACTAAATGTGTCCGTATCAGACTGGATTAAGAAACATGTGGAAGAAACCCCTCTTTGTATATTAACACCCATTTTTAAagattatgaaaaatatttaaaggaaaTTCAAGATGAATTTGAAGGTGCCGAAGACAAATCCAACAAACCCAGTGAAAATTTGACTTTAAACACAAAATCTAACAATGTTAGTGCTGCAGAAAAAACAAGTGACTCTGGGTCCTCTTTATTCTCAAATGCTAATAAGAAGGCAAACATTTTTGGTGTTCAACTTTCAGGAGAGAAGCCTTCTGGATTTGCTTTTGGTATCAACACCTCAACTAGCTCCAGTAAAACTACTTCTAGTGGAGGTTTTTCTTTTGGAATAAATAGTGCTCCACAAACAACTACAGCCACAAACTCATCAACATTCTCATTAGAGACAAAACCAGGAGCAGCACCTGCTGCTTCTGCTCCATTTTCCTTTGGGACTGGGAAACCATTTAGTTTTAGTCCCAATACAGTACAGAAGCCTGCAGAAGTAACAACTGAAGCTGGTGATGAACAAGATGAGCCTCCCAAAGTAGAGTTCACCCCTATAGTGGAAGAGAACAGTGTCTTTGATAAACGatgcaaaatatttgttaagaaAGATGGTAATTTTGCTGACAGGGGTGTGGGTACTCTATATATAAAGAAAGTAGAAGATAGTGGAAAACATCAATTGTTAGTGCGGGCAAATACTAATTTGGGCACCATTTTGCTAAACATAATACTGTCTTCAAGTGTACCTACTCAGCGTCTAGGCAAGAACAATGTAATGCTGGTGTGCATTCCAACCCCTGATGCCAAGCCACCTCCAACTTCTGTTTTGATAAGAGTGAAAACACCTGAAGAAGCTGATGACTTACTAGAAACACTGAACAAATATAAAGCTTAAAGAAAGGCTGTATGTAGGGCTTTCAAAAGTACCTTAGTCTAGATATTGTCCTATATTTGGTCTAGGGGCTCTAGGAACAGGTAGACAATGTATCATTCTGTGTGTGTCAATGTCATTCTGTAGAGCATTTTATTACTGAAATAATTTTGctctaataattaaaattcatcaattaacattatttatgtaGTAACACAGATAGTATCTGTCAGATACCTCCTggaaataagtaattttattatgcTTTTGTCTGCAGTCCCTAGCAATGAGGATAAAATGTGGCAATGCATGccaaatgaaacaaaatagtATGAAAAtgtaatcaataattattttctattattttaatttgtattgtcattttgttcaaaatttctacagaattaaaattcataaagatACAACATATATGCAgtgtttcaatttaaaattagagtTAATATAATAGCCACTAGaagtaaaagaaatatttagtaAATGTACCTTTTATTACACTAGAAACAATACAATTCATATAAACACATTTCTCTCATGGCACGCTGAGCATATCATACACAGTCGATCTACATACAAAGTTctatgaatataatatatttaagataTAACAAGCTATGTTACCAttaacttataaaaatatattttccgaTTGCGGTCATGACTTAAATTAATTTCACCTATATTATCTGTTTTATACAACAATTTACATCATGTAATTATTTTGATGTCAGTTCCAGATTTAATAAATATgcagtatattttataaaattcaaaactgcaatttttgtttattcaaattatgtattatgtaccaGCAAGATAGCTACTGGACATTTGTCCCAAACCCATTTGAATTCTTTGCATGTGGATCTCCACTTTGTTTTGAAACAGTTTCCGGTGTTGAGGttccaatttcaattttatttggtCCATAGTACCTTGCAGAACGCTCAACTCATATGCATTTTGATCTGAATCTGATAAACTCTTCACTTGTAACATGAGAGCTGTGAGGTCAGTGATGATGTCAATTATATTTGAATCCTTCACAgttccattattattcttttcCACCAACATTGATGCTTCTTCTCGGCATTTTTCTCTTAGATGTGATGGAGCCAACATGGCTGCTAAACTAGGCCCAGGTGCAATCTGCTGGCAATACAGTTGAATTTCATTGATGTATTCTTGTAAATCCATATTCATTCTTTCTAGATCTATCACAACTGCAGCATATTTCCTCTCAAAATCTTCAGGCATCTTTTGTCCATAAGATTTCCTTTTTTCAGCTTCACAATTATACTCcttcagtttatttattttgccaCGTTTAGCATGTaaaatttttgttaattttacaataagttCCAAGAACTGGAATGGGTAAGAATTGACAGTAGACTCCAGTTGCTTGGTAATATCTGTGCATCCAATCATAGGATCCCCTTGAGAATTGCTTGTTGCTCCTGAGGGCTGATACAAATTGAAAATTTCTTGCATTACATAACGTGGTCTGAACTTCTGAGTAATGCTAGAAAGGCATAATGTGTCTGGTGGGTCATTGGACAAAACTTCATAGTCTGGAACAGAATGTGTCCCCAGTTTAGGTCTTTCAAATGTGATCCTGTATGTATTATTAGATGTGTCCACAGCATCAATACAACCAGTGAATAAGCCATCTTGCGGTTTGCGCAACCTTGCTGTTACTTTCGTGCCAACTACTAACTGCATGGGAATTTCATTTGGCAAATCTTTAATACAAATATCGGCAGTCTTCCTCTGCTGTACATATCGAATCAATTTCCTTTTTCTTTCAAGTTCTTTCCTTTCTTCAGCAAAAAACTCTTGAGAACATCTTCTAGGCTTGCCCATCATTCTTCTGATCTTGGCCCATTGAACTTGTGTTAATTTGCGATTTGTCAATTGAGGAAAAGATTCTTTGAGACAAATCATGAAGTCATTTTCACCGTCAAAAAGTGCCTTATCAATATTACTGTAGAAATATTCAAAACATACCCATTTATGAGCTTTGGGTAATTTTAGTAAATTTCTCAATCTCATACCAATTCGTTGTCCAGATTTACGATCAGGTGATTGATTAGCAACATTTTCAGATTTATCTTCATACTTGTCTATATTTCTTTGCACTTTTGAAGGTGACTTTTGCTTTTTAGCACTTGATTGTTTGTTAGGAGTCTTTGTTATCATTTTTGGGGTTCTCTTTGGTGACTGCCTAGGAGGTGAAGTATTTACAAAGTCATCAACAAAGATGAATCTGTTCTTTTTTCTTATCCTTGCAGGCATTCCTCTGGCATTAAGTTTCTGTACTGGTTCACTTGGTGTTGGTTTTGGCGGTAATTTAGTGCCAACTCTATGCAGCCCCAGCGCAGCAGGGCCGAACGCAGGCGGCTCCTCGTCCTCCTCCGGCAAGTCCATATCCATAGGTTCATCTTTGACCTTGTAGTCCGGTTCGGATGATTCACTGTCTTCATCTCTCTCTCCTAAAGAATAATAAGAACGTACATCAATATCTGCACATTacgaacaaaaacaaaaagcaCTTATTCGTTCAACTATCATTTAAGATTATAAAGGGGCCACAACTAAACGTAGTAAATATACATAGCAATGTGCGATATGAGTGATACAATTCAAATTTAGACAAAAATAAAGTGACAATTCGTctacaaatttgaattttttcaAATTTTGAATCTAGCGTATACATCGCATTCGAAAATACACAGTACTGGAGTGTTTGGCAAAGTCGTGTAGAGGTAAGAAaataagcatattttaatatttaaaacggTCATGGGCCTAACAAGCAATATTGAAAGtagtaaattataaataaaacttactttcTGATTTATCCGCCATGTTGATACTTAAATCTTAGATTTTGATTTCATTTGACGAGGAAAGCGCCAAGAACGAATCGGTATGTTCCGTTTTTATACATTAACATAGCAGGAACAGAAACATATCATCTGCCtctttttaaattcaatattaaGAGCGAGATAGTGTATAAAATCTCAAAATGTCACATAATAGCGTGCAATGGAATATGGACCTTTTAAgttctaatttaaatataaatggtATATTTTGATTACTATGAAAATACAAATTCATGAcccaattttaaataattttcttttcaaataatGATTCTCTAGctttataatacaataaaaagacattcaCTTTCGGAAGTACCTTAGTGAATAGTGCTTCACCAATTAACCGATAACTATCGTAAAATAGTCATCATTCTAATTTTTCAACTCGACATTTTGGTATgactatataatataaataatatgaaaaaaaactacttaaataaaactcaCATTATGGTTGTTTATATTCCTTTATGTATCGTCGATTCGTCGTATAATCGCCGCATCGCCGTATAGTTTTGCAAAATCACatgtgtgatttttgttaataataccTCGATATACACTCACTAGTTTCAATTCAGGTAAAATTTttagtctcaatttttacctggaATAAAATTAGTGttaagttaaaataatttggttttgttgaaaaaatcacattcgaatgtaatgttttaaatacgcttacgtggtttttaatttggcgacattatagatTCATAAATTATcgttacataaattatttattattacatttacagATCTGCTGAAGCCTACAAAATGAACCTAATTAAATTTATATCAAGATTaaacttattacttatttgCGCCCAAACatcaaaatgtaatataattgaATCTAAAATAATAGCCTGTCaagatttttttactttacttggTTCTGAGAAAAATACAGCAAAAGTCGTTGATGTAACAAAGGGGGCATCAGTGCACCTATACTGTCGCTTTTGGTGGGTTAGTTTAAGTACTTCCGTTAATTCTGCTAAAAGTCGCTGTACGTAATGTATAATATCAATTTATGGTAGCGTTACATGGGTAGGTCAAGAAACAGATGTCGCAGTGAAAGAAATGGCACTGTGGAAATTTGAAGAAGACAAGCCCAGTATTGAGGACTCAGATCGTAGAGACTAGTAGcatgaattttaatattgtaataatttagAAAACTTTTCAGCTCCgaaaatgataatgatgaagcaaagttttggtattttaagaAGCGAGGCAGCTTTAATCCAGTAAAGGAAATAATGACTGAAGAAAAAAACAACACCAATAAAATATCTGTGAAAGCAGATCAcactttaataattaaaaaatatgatccATACATGGATTCTGGAATATACAGTTGTAAAACTGGGGATGAGATTGAAGGAAAAATGTTTACATATGTTTTAGATGGTAATTAAATTCgtttagtttatattttttgaaaatctatcttttttttttaaatttaataattgttCATCAGGTATTTATCTTAATAATGCACCGCCTTTCACTGGCGCCCTAGATGAGTGGTCAAAATACAAACGACAAATACTTAGTCGTATTAATGAACAATTTGAAAATCCCAAAGAAGAACCTTTTGTATCATTTGGCAAAGATTTCAATTTTTCATTTAGGATTAAAACTGCATGGGAGCCTTGGGGACAGTGTGAAGttacaaataaatcaaaaagcATTCGCAGA
The genomic region above belongs to Pectinophora gossypiella chromosome 4, ilPecGoss1.1, whole genome shotgun sequence and contains:
- the LOC126366055 gene encoding PHD finger protein 21A-like, with product MEVSNKIKEEIRKTQSDLKNAIRVHQIWVARLQDDESNFHLKTKVKEAEKEIISIGQTQKLVVERLRRELELYQQRLKARNKQINIENDNRYVAQQLRDHQLQYCSRSRSVSLLKPSVLSEIHIKAENNNEDLKENISDSDNESKSHEKENSNHSEMDEKDKYQRNYSQLPTTVHDSRSNFANALNKVKESLIGVKMQQQASEWNEQRSDSDCSGIQLSPTPSPPPLPKPGELVSQETFLRLIGLVTHSQKEILEKKRSERRKRSTTSTNRTDFLYGNYDMMPKRKKLNQFPYLQTHNDPPQTRSAKLRKQQNQNKSSREGSPSGSSSENKGSGWSNGKPAWASSLPAGLSVEPVYPPSKKVCHGCGRNDVPSLLVWCSACGVCVHTGCSAEGRCPAPACRAPLPDPAACAAPHVPDTQLYRDKLAERKRLQEKNIELCVELRKLEARAASLKENLDEHNAEKRQLLAAQIKTQRNLQKLLDFISQFKETSISMRSSSASDTGSDISKSNEE
- the LOC126366054 gene encoding nuclear pore complex protein Nup50 — protein: MSIKRQATTDLNHENWDQDDPSEHEEMGTFKSASKDVLEKRVIRTAKRRSQASGDQANKSVFSGFSGFNKTQPSSFDFLANLTNGSKTTNGTTTSKADTATSSSLFSSKPNSGLFSTSESSSTPKPTFGIPTTQTSLPEGQLGGSKPTMQSPFAVSKSESSTTDSPFKVQSSPIGSDASVKDTKTENATFGTTSVFSMNKDNTSPFKMSNTTPKLDSTGTSKEKSLDDKNEDKKLKYYAKLKGLNVSVSDWIKKHVEETPLCILTPIFKDYEKYLKEIQDEFEGAEDKSNKPSENLTLNTKSNNVSAAEKTSDSGSSLFSNANKKANIFGVQLSGEKPSGFAFGINTSTSSSKTTSSGGFSFGINSAPQTTTATNSSTFSLETKPGAAPAASAPFSFGTGKPFSFSPNTVQKPAEVTTEAGDEQDEPPKVEFTPIVEENSVFDKRCKIFVKKDGNFADRGVGTLYIKKVEDSGKHQLLVRANTNLGTILLNIILSSSVPTQRLGKNNVMLVCIPTPDAKPPPTSVLIRVKTPEEADDLLETLNKYKA
- the LOC126366051 gene encoding protein lin-9 homolog → MADKSERERDEDSESSEPDYKVKDEPMDMDLPEEDEEPPAFGPAALGLHRVGTKLPPKPTPSEPVQKLNARGMPARIRKKNRFIFVDDFVNTSPPRQSPKRTPKMITKTPNKQSSAKKQKSPSKVQRNIDKYEDKSENVANQSPDRKSGQRIGMRLRNLLKLPKAHKWVCFEYFYSNIDKALFDGENDFMICLKESFPQLTNRKLTQVQWAKIRRMMGKPRRCSQEFFAEERKELERKRKLIRYVQQRKTADICIKDLPNEIPMQLVVGTKVTARLRKPQDGLFTGCIDAVDTSNNTYRITFERPKLGTHSVPDYEVLSNDPPDTLCLSSITQKFRPRYVMQEIFNLYQPSGATSNSQGDPMIGCTDITKQLESTVNSYPFQFLELIVKLTKILHAKRGKINKLKEYNCEAEKRKSYGQKMPEDFERKYAAVVIDLERMNMDLQEYINEIQLYCQQIAPGPSLAAMLAPSHLREKCREEASMLVEKNNNGTVKDSNIIDIITDLTALMLQVKSLSDSDQNAYELSVLQGTMDQIKLKLEPQHRKLFQNKVEIHMQRIQMGLGQMSSSYLAGT